The Acidianus manzaensis genome has a window encoding:
- a CDS encoding glycosyltransferase, with amino-acid sequence MRILLHSYMLEAGSGGVKRNREIVKYWKKYVDEILYVPLLGDMKRASVDDKFRKSMYSEIKSLGMTIPEKIDEILNDKSLFKEIKLHYNTVEYDLYSNFTYYWISNRITKKIGKINSDIYYAQQEFPQMVYFLSQISANNNVGALVHIENFFGSLFDDFKHFYNAYSSLGFDGFLYSLYISLFRSNPRRRKWQELISEGRVKFAFSVSEDLSQLYPFMRNIYTKVLRPANAFDKKLLKLRETDKEDYAVFYARLSPAKGVLEIPKIAKKLNRKVIVLGKFTDNKIEKRFMKEKNENVEYLGFVNDEKLQDIVSKAKVLIYPSHADSFSLVILESLAMGTPVVAYRIPGIRKVYDKLPAVKLVKENDIDEMKKEVEKIFSLPKEEYQNMINDRKLMEFLDEHSSWEKVALNELDELKKVVNS; translated from the coding sequence GTGAGAATTTTATTACATTCATACATGCTTGAAGCTGGAAGTGGAGGAGTTAAAAGAAACAGAGAAATAGTAAAATATTGGAAAAAATACGTTGATGAAATACTTTATGTACCATTACTGGGAGATATGAAAAGAGCATCCGTAGATGATAAATTTAGAAAGTCAATGTATTCAGAAATTAAATCTCTAGGAATGACAATACCAGAAAAAATTGATGAAATATTAAATGATAAATCGCTATTTAAAGAAATCAAATTACATTATAATACTGTTGAATATGATCTTTATAGTAATTTTACTTATTATTGGATAAGCAATAGAATAACCAAAAAAATTGGAAAAATAAATTCAGATATTTATTATGCTCAACAAGAATTTCCTCAGATGGTATATTTTTTATCTCAAATATCAGCAAATAATAATGTAGGAGCCTTAGTTCATATAGAAAATTTTTTTGGTAGTTTATTTGACGACTTTAAACATTTTTATAACGCTTACTCTTCACTTGGTTTTGATGGATTTCTTTACTCTTTATATATTTCGCTTTTTAGATCAAATCCTAGAAGAAGGAAATGGCAAGAATTGATAAGTGAAGGAAGAGTCAAATTTGCATTTTCTGTGTCTGAAGATCTATCTCAATTATATCCTTTTATGAGAAATATATATACTAAGGTTCTAAGACCAGCTAATGCGTTTGATAAAAAATTACTAAAGCTGAGAGAAACAGATAAGGAAGATTATGCTGTTTTCTATGCAAGACTAAGTCCAGCAAAAGGAGTATTAGAAATTCCTAAGATAGCAAAAAAATTAAACAGAAAGGTCATAGTATTGGGGAAATTTACAGATAATAAAATAGAAAAGAGATTTATGAAAGAAAAGAATGAAAATGTAGAATACCTAGGGTTTGTAAATGATGAGAAGTTACAAGATATAGTATCTAAAGCTAAAGTCTTAATTTATCCTTCTCATGCTGACTCATTCTCTTTAGTAATTTTAGAATCTCTTGCTATGGGAACTCCAGTAGTGGCGTATAGAATTCCAGGTATAAGGAAAGTTTATGATAAATTACCTGCTGTAAAATTAGTAAAAGAGAACGATATAGATGAAATGAAAAAAGAAGTAGAAAAAATATTTTCATTACCTAAAGAAGAATATCAAAACATGATTAATGATAGAAAGCTTATGGAGTTTCTTGATGAGCACTCGAGCTGGGAAAAAGTTGCGTTAAATGAGTTAGATGAATTAAAAAAAGTAGTAAATTCCTAA
- a CDS encoding ACT domain-containing protein gives MESAVIVVVGADKPGIVAGISSKLAENNVNIIDISQTVLRGIFAMIMIVDISKSKINISKLREELQSKGKELGVEILVYHEEVFKYLERV, from the coding sequence ATGGAAAGCGCTGTCATAGTAGTTGTAGGAGCAGATAAGCCAGGAATTGTTGCAGGAATATCTTCTAAGTTAGCTGAAAATAATGTAAATATTATAGATATCTCTCAGACTGTATTAAGAGGAATTTTTGCAATGATTATGATAGTCGATATTTCTAAGAGTAAAATAAATATTTCTAAGCTTAGAGAAGAATTACAATCCAAAGGAAAGGAATTAGGAGTCGAAATATTAGTTTATCATGAAGAAGTATTCAAATATTTGGAGAGGGTATAA
- a CDS encoding putative integrase gives MYSNKKKTYTFGDIIIREVKSRYYVYLSRVSSTDGKEHYVGPLDDVIKSYLKMEENSLGVGIPHTAAAGI, from the coding sequence GTGTATTCTAATAAAAAGAAGACTTATACGTTTGGTGATATAATCATACGTGAAGTTAAAAGTCGGTATTATGTCTATTTATCGAGAGTGTCGAGTACTGACGGAAAGGAACATTACGTCGGTCCTTTAGATGACGTAATAAAATCATATCTTAAAATGGAAGAAAATAGTTTGGGCGTGGGGATACCCCACACTGCGGCCGCCGGGATTTGA
- a CDS encoding NRAMP family divalent metal transporter, protein MWRKWNTTSRKMKFMMLFGPAWLVMMADMDASSVIGAAQVGATFKYGFVWIMLLLIVPLYIIQEVSGRIGIVTNKGLGEIIRENYSKKISVLMALPMALTDAVTYIIEYLGIAIGLEVIGLPIYLTIPIIYIIHLSVVIKQKYLKAEKILLGISALLIIGLLLTLIFRGIQPYSPVYISFTPNYLFLLAATVGAVIMPFMLFFQASATAIKSKEVKWTFKDLGIKYVRRETLVGAIVTEILMAIVEMAFSGISKASDPSTFASASDLARVMNPIAGPYSPYIFGIGLISAGFLALIVISLGSAWGVAEALGIKNFNLIYIIESIPAVIATLIVPPGDLISLVLDLLVFFVFALIGPVIILGIISRNRKIMGEYYTRNLRYIAYWISTALMLLLGILAII, encoded by the coding sequence ATGTGGCGTAAATGGAATACGACTAGTCGTAAAATGAAATTTATGATGCTCTTTGGTCCTGCATGGCTAGTCATGATGGCTGATATGGATGCTAGTAGTGTAATTGGAGCTGCTCAAGTAGGAGCTACTTTCAAATATGGCTTTGTTTGGATTATGCTATTACTTATTGTTCCATTGTATATTATTCAAGAGGTTTCTGGTAGAATAGGAATAGTAACTAATAAAGGACTAGGAGAAATAATTAGAGAAAATTATAGCAAAAAGATTTCAGTTTTAATGGCATTACCTATGGCTTTGACTGATGCTGTTACTTACATTATAGAATACTTAGGTATTGCAATAGGATTGGAAGTTATAGGATTACCAATTTATTTAACTATACCAATAATATATATAATTCATCTTAGTGTAGTAATTAAACAAAAATATTTGAAAGCAGAGAAAATATTGCTTGGAATTTCAGCATTACTAATTATTGGTTTGCTCTTAACCTTGATATTTAGAGGAATTCAACCTTATTCCCCAGTTTATATTTCATTTACTCCAAATTACCTATTCCTATTGGCTGCTACTGTAGGAGCTGTTATAATGCCTTTTATGCTATTCTTTCAAGCTTCAGCTACTGCGATAAAAAGTAAAGAAGTGAAATGGACTTTTAAAGACCTTGGAATAAAGTACGTTAGAAGAGAAACTCTTGTTGGCGCAATAGTTACAGAAATTCTAATGGCAATAGTAGAAATGGCTTTTTCTGGGATTTCCAAAGCATCTGATCCTTCTACTTTTGCTTCAGCTTCCGACTTAGCTAGGGTTATGAATCCTATAGCCGGTCCATATTCTCCTTATATTTTCGGAATAGGTTTAATAAGTGCAGGATTCCTAGCTTTAATAGTAATTTCTTTAGGTAGTGCATGGGGAGTAGCTGAGGCTTTAGGTATAAAGAATTTTAATTTAATTTATATAATAGAAAGTATACCAGCCGTAATAGCTACGCTGATTGTTCCTCCAGGTGATTTAATTAGTCTAGTTTTAGATTTGCTTGTCTTTTTTGTTTTTGCTTTGATAGGTCCTGTTATAATCTTAGGAATAATATCTAGAAATAGAAAAATAATGGGAGAATACTATACAAGAAATCTAAGGTATATAGCTTATTGGATTTCCACTGCTTTAATGTTACTTTTGGGAATACTTGCTATAATTTGA
- a CDS encoding ABC transporter permease: MLDGLEALYMREVKRIYRSVYMWIMIISQPVLWLVFFGSSFSHVPSEFLQTFFHTNNYIAFILPGELSVSMLFVGMFSSMSLIQDKRFGYMKRIFITPVPKYYVFLSKILGGITRGIIQVPIMLGVALALGVSLNLNLISIVTIVLSLVFLGMGFSSLYAIFTIKTSDWQAPGVIANLINLPLMFSSTALFPKTFFPGWLVDISDINPITYSAELGREALLSGDPNWSYLGILALFAFIMVVLGSYLTNKFMQAE; the protein is encoded by the coding sequence ATGTTAGATGGTCTAGAAGCATTATACATGAGAGAAGTAAAAAGAATTTATAGAAGCGTATATATGTGGATAATGATTATCTCTCAGCCAGTATTATGGTTAGTATTCTTTGGAAGTAGCTTTTCTCATGTTCCTTCAGAATTTCTGCAGACATTCTTCCATACAAACAATTATATAGCCTTCATACTACCAGGTGAACTTTCAGTTTCAATGTTATTTGTGGGCATGTTCTCGTCGATGAGTTTAATCCAGGATAAAAGATTTGGATATATGAAAAGAATATTTATTACACCAGTGCCTAAATATTATGTATTCTTATCAAAAATTCTAGGAGGAATCACTAGGGGAATTATTCAAGTTCCTATAATGTTAGGTGTGGCGTTAGCTTTAGGAGTATCTTTGAACCTTAACTTGATCTCAATAGTTACTATCGTTTTATCTCTAGTATTTTTAGGAATGGGATTTTCCTCTTTATATGCAATATTTACAATAAAGACGTCTGATTGGCAAGCTCCAGGCGTAATTGCAAATCTGATTAACCTACCATTAATGTTTTCTAGCACAGCATTATTTCCTAAAACATTCTTTCCTGGGTGGCTAGTAGATATAAGTGACATAAATCCTATAACGTATTCTGCTGAATTAGGTAGAGAAGCATTATTATCTGGAGATCCTAATTGGAGTTACTTAGGAATATTAGCACTATTTGCTTTTATAATGGTAGTATTAGGAAGTTATTTAACAAATAAATTTATGCAAGCTGAATAA
- a CDS encoding ATP-binding cassette domain-containing protein, translating into MSVVIARNLTKKYGDFTAVDHINFEIEKGEIYGFLGPNGAGKTTTIKMLTGLTPITEGDAEIAGISINKNPREAKKKIGWISSEVIVDDELSAWENIEIQAKLLGVKDWKDRALDLLNYFGIKEFKDRKAGKFSTGMRKKLEVTMALLHSPEVIFMDEPTIGLDVNTRASLWNLIREVNRDYSVTILLTTHYMEEADALSNRISIINKGKIIATGTPDELKEKYGGDVIELEIKKDEIPIDKLDQIGKTIKKDGKITIRVSNAESVLLDVINTVGSNNIKSLKINKSSLDTVFLNLTGGSLEDNQEFNAKRFYAMLRRATR; encoded by the coding sequence ATGAGTGTTGTAATAGCTAGAAATTTAACTAAAAAATACGGAGACTTTACTGCGGTAGATCATATAAATTTTGAAATAGAAAAAGGAGAAATTTATGGTTTTCTTGGACCTAACGGAGCAGGAAAAACTACTACAATAAAGATGCTAACAGGATTAACTCCGATTACAGAAGGAGATGCTGAAATTGCAGGCATAAGTATAAATAAAAATCCTAGAGAAGCTAAGAAAAAAATTGGATGGATTTCATCAGAAGTAATAGTAGATGATGAATTGTCTGCATGGGAAAATATTGAAATACAAGCAAAACTATTAGGAGTAAAAGATTGGAAAGATAGAGCTCTAGATCTGCTAAATTACTTTGGGATTAAAGAATTCAAAGATAGAAAAGCAGGAAAATTCTCTACTGGAATGAGGAAAAAACTAGAAGTAACAATGGCACTACTTCATTCTCCAGAAGTAATTTTTATGGACGAACCTACAATTGGCTTAGACGTTAATACTAGAGCGTCATTATGGAATTTAATTAGAGAAGTAAATAGAGATTATTCAGTCACAATACTTCTAACTACTCATTACATGGAAGAAGCTGATGCATTATCCAATAGAATAAGTATAATAAATAAGGGAAAAATTATAGCTACTGGTACTCCAGATGAATTAAAAGAAAAATATGGAGGAGATGTAATAGAATTAGAAATAAAGAAAGATGAAATACCAATAGATAAACTGGATCAAATAGGAAAAACCATCAAAAAAGATGGAAAAATAACTATAAGAGTTTCAAACGCTGAAAGTGTTCTATTAGATGTAATAAATACAGTAGGATCTAATAATATTAAATCATTAAAGATAAACAAATCTAGCCTTGATACAGTATTCTTAAATCTAACTGGAGGAAGCCTTGAAGATAATCAAGAATTTAATGCTAAAAGATTCTACGCTATGTTAAGGAGGGCGACCAGGTAA
- a CDS encoding carbonic anhydrase codes for MKRLVISCMDYRLSEEILKRADNNTLIIRNAGANVYEIKDMLRNIKDVDEVIFLPHTDCAAMKLVNSILKEGKDVDKEIMNKLVEPFKGKEFSSLQELEKLNLEIQENILKVIFPNAKITSELIDITKLKIPKRNPVYYLLKPESRYTQEMIGSYIIQSFDKQSINADIKIADVLNLKLEKSEL; via the coding sequence ATGAAAAGGTTAGTTATTTCGTGTATGGACTATAGATTAAGTGAAGAAATACTAAAAAGAGCAGATAATAATACATTAATTATAAGAAATGCGGGAGCTAACGTATACGAAATAAAAGATATGCTAAGGAATATTAAAGATGTTGATGAAGTAATATTTTTGCCTCATACTGATTGTGCAGCTATGAAATTAGTAAATTCAATATTAAAAGAAGGTAAAGATGTAGATAAAGAAATTATGAATAAACTAGTGGAACCGTTTAAAGGTAAAGAATTTTCATCATTGCAAGAATTAGAGAAACTTAACCTAGAAATTCAAGAAAATATATTGAAAGTGATCTTTCCTAATGCAAAAATTACTTCTGAACTAATAGATATTACTAAATTAAAGATACCTAAAAGGAATCCTGTATACTATCTTCTAAAACCTGAATCAAGGTATACTCAAGAAATGATTGGATCATATATTATCCAGTCATTTGATAAGCAAAGCATTAATGCAGACATAAAAATAGCTGACGTGTTGAACTTAAAACTTGAAAAATCAGAACTTTAA
- a CDS encoding MFS transporter, which translates to MNNKFPIFYAVIIVAITFALRASNNMVITTVPLIARYDFHFSDILIGLVSSFAAIFAFISSGFLNSRLESVIRRRMFILFSVLYGIVFPLFYFANSLNIWFFGAFLGFSMGIIMPNIMTSAGLFQDRKTRERMLSLYTLTLSTSLILGPLIESAILLKYTLFQAFLFFSIFSLLVAIFSFKLKFPKEDTKIDVAETKFKEILNNSGFKLSIMLTLIYSMPFGMITTFGAIYAVDYFHASYSLATALFGVFFATSFLGRLLLTIFTPKNLWNPILISSSLTILGLFLIFISPDLPFYIMSLIVLGIPHGLTYPLSLVTISRSFKESRRNMANSYFSATMMGFTSFVPIIISSIVNIFGIKSSFIILEPISLAFFISVIRLYQTNKNRLNIK; encoded by the coding sequence ATGAACAATAAATTTCCGATATTTTATGCTGTAATAATTGTTGCCATAACTTTTGCCTTAAGAGCTTCGAATAATATGGTTATAACTACTGTACCTCTAATAGCTAGGTACGATTTCCATTTTTCTGATATATTAATAGGTTTAGTATCTTCATTTGCTGCTATATTTGCTTTTATTTCTTCAGGCTTTCTCAATTCTAGGTTAGAATCAGTAATAAGAAGAAGAATGTTTATCTTATTTTCAGTTTTATATGGAATTGTATTTCCTTTATTCTATTTTGCAAATTCTTTGAATATTTGGTTTTTTGGTGCATTTCTAGGTTTTTCTATGGGCATTATTATGCCAAACATAATGACTTCTGCAGGTCTTTTTCAGGATAGGAAGACTAGAGAACGTATGTTATCATTATATACTTTAACTTTGAGTACTTCATTAATTTTAGGTCCTTTGATCGAATCAGCTATACTTCTGAAGTATACTTTATTTCAAGCTTTTCTTTTCTTCTCAATATTTAGCTTGTTAGTTGCTATTTTTTCTTTTAAATTAAAATTTCCAAAAGAAGATACTAAAATAGATGTAGCTGAGACTAAATTTAAGGAAATATTGAATAATTCTGGATTTAAGTTATCTATAATGTTGACGTTAATATATTCTATGCCATTCGGTATGATTACTACTTTTGGTGCTATATATGCTGTAGATTATTTTCACGCTTCCTATTCTCTAGCTACAGCATTATTTGGAGTTTTCTTCGCTACTTCTTTTCTTGGAAGATTATTGTTAACTATCTTTACTCCAAAGAATCTATGGAATCCAATTTTGATTTCGTCATCATTAACTATTTTAGGTTTATTTCTAATTTTCATTTCACCTGATCTGCCATTTTATATTATGTCTCTTATAGTTTTAGGAATTCCTCATGGATTAACTTATCCGTTATCCTTAGTTACAATATCTAGAAGTTTTAAAGAATCTAGAAGAAATATGGCTAATAGTTATTTTTCTGCTACTATGATGGGTTTTACATCTTTTGTTCCAATAATAATATCTTCTATTGTAAATATTTTTGGGATAAAGAGCTCATTTATTATATTAGAACCTATTTCTTTAGCCTTCTTTATTTCTGTGATAAGATTATATCAAACAAATAAGAATAGGCTAAATATAAAATAA
- a CDS encoding DUF711 family protein has translation MKYTADEIVEVVRMLSEEDLDIRSVTLSVNTLFALSDNLNKIIEKLDNLNSLFSRFSSTVDKIQDKLGVRIVTKRIAVSPIQYFLEIDGIEGLEIAKKLDEMAEKNNIDYIGGYSAFVDRGFTKGSKRVIDTLSETMNSTRRITGMINAASTMSGINTDGVRYFTDQIFKMKPEASSRVTIMANVPPDSPFVPSAHHGNGMPEAMISVAVSGPGVIESAIRRNNPKNFQDLHDIIKRSAFKITRLGELIGKNVANELKVSFGSVDLSLAPSPKVKDSVAGIIEAMGIEKMGGHGSLMALAILMDAIKKGGSMATSSVGGLSSAFIPVSEDAIMSERASEGYIDFFTLLALSSVCNSGIDMVGISKKQGKDKVVGLIMDVLAMGITINKILGVRVIPLDLDPGSHVDLGGLLGKVVVMKLKEVNVEKFVNLGGFVPNTIKRLEMG, from the coding sequence ATGAAATATACAGCTGATGAGATTGTAGAAGTAGTTAGAATGCTTAGTGAAGAGGATTTAGATATAAGATCAGTTACTCTAAGCGTAAATACGCTTTTTGCTTTATCTGATAACTTAAATAAAATAATTGAAAAATTAGATAATTTAAATAGTCTATTTTCTAGGTTTTCCTCAACTGTAGATAAGATTCAAGATAAATTAGGAGTAAGAATTGTTACAAAAAGAATAGCTGTTTCACCTATTCAATATTTTCTAGAAATTGATGGAATTGAAGGATTGGAAATAGCAAAAAAATTAGACGAAATGGCTGAGAAAAATAATATAGATTATATAGGTGGATATTCAGCCTTCGTAGATAGAGGTTTCACAAAAGGTTCTAAAAGAGTTATTGATACGTTAAGCGAAACTATGAACTCTACAAGAAGAATAACTGGAATGATAAATGCTGCATCTACTATGTCTGGAATAAATACTGATGGAGTAAGATATTTTACTGATCAGATATTTAAAATGAAGCCAGAAGCTTCCTCTAGAGTTACTATAATGGCTAATGTGCCACCAGATTCTCCTTTTGTTCCCTCAGCACACCATGGTAATGGAATGCCAGAAGCTATGATTTCTGTAGCTGTAAGTGGACCTGGAGTAATAGAGTCTGCTATAAGAAGAAATAACCCTAAAAATTTTCAAGATCTTCATGATATAATTAAAAGATCTGCTTTCAAAATAACTAGATTAGGAGAATTAATAGGAAAAAACGTTGCTAATGAATTGAAAGTTAGCTTTGGTTCAGTAGACTTATCTTTAGCTCCCTCTCCAAAGGTAAAAGATAGTGTAGCAGGGATAATAGAGGCTATGGGAATTGAAAAAATGGGTGGACATGGAAGTCTAATGGCATTAGCGATACTTATGGACGCTATAAAGAAGGGAGGAAGTATGGCTACATCATCGGTGGGAGGATTAAGTAGTGCGTTTATTCCAGTTAGTGAAGATGCTATAATGTCAGAAAGAGCTTCTGAAGGATATATAGATTTCTTTACTTTGTTAGCTTTATCATCTGTTTGCAATAGTGGAATTGATATGGTAGGAATAAGTAAAAAACAAGGTAAAGATAAAGTAGTAGGTTTAATTATGGACGTGTTAGCAATGGGAATTACTATAAATAAGATTTTAGGAGTTAGAGTTATTCCATTAGATCTAGATCCTGGAAGCCATGTTGATTTAGGCGGTCTTTTAGGTAAGGTTGTGGTAATGAAATTAAAAGAAGTAAACGTCGAAAAATTTGTTAATCTAGGTGGATTTGTACCTAATACTATTAAGAGACTTGAGATGGGTTGA
- a CDS encoding zinc-binding dehydrogenase, producing the protein MKAGLLIDRNKLIVKDVSDPKIENEEVIVKVRKASITRFDLMNINNPTKLPIIPGAEFAGDVDGKKVAVYTRTYDGTCKMCRKGMEMFCLSGKRIGVDINGGFAEYVKVPKSNIFYSDLSYEILSSLSLTALAPYHALRTANVKKEDTVIVLGASSNTGIFALQLAEIIGAKTIGITNNNIKVSKNIFNYAEAIEKVKETTDGEMGDIIINPLGSKYLDLALKLVKKGGTIVTFGTLYGSEAKINLSYLYLNQISLIGTVRGTVQEFKELLELCKKCKPYIWKEFSLEQINDAISEMSSSERKGRIVLNIN; encoded by the coding sequence ATGAAAGCTGGATTACTGATAGATAGAAATAAATTAATAGTAAAAGATGTTTCTGATCCTAAAATAGAAAATGAAGAAGTAATAGTAAAAGTAAGGAAAGCGAGCATTACGCGTTTTGATTTAATGAATATAAATAATCCTACAAAATTGCCTATAATACCAGGGGCAGAATTTGCTGGAGATGTCGATGGAAAGAAAGTTGCAGTATATACTAGAACATATGATGGAACATGCAAAATGTGTAGAAAAGGAATGGAAATGTTTTGTCTATCTGGAAAAAGAATAGGAGTAGATATTAATGGCGGATTCGCTGAATATGTTAAAGTCCCAAAATCAAATATATTTTACTCTGATTTATCTTACGAAATTCTTTCTAGTCTTTCATTAACTGCTTTAGCTCCTTATCATGCTTTAAGAACTGCTAACGTCAAAAAGGAAGATACAGTTATTGTTCTAGGCGCATCAAGTAATACAGGAATATTTGCATTACAATTAGCTGAAATTATTGGAGCCAAAACAATTGGTATAACTAATAATAATATTAAAGTATCAAAAAATATCTTCAACTACGCTGAGGCAATTGAAAAAGTTAAGGAAACAACTGATGGGGAAATGGGAGATATTATAATAAATCCATTAGGTAGTAAATACTTAGATTTAGCTTTAAAATTAGTGAAAAAAGGCGGTACAATAGTTACCTTCGGAACATTATATGGTTCAGAAGCTAAAATTAATCTGAGTTATTTATATCTTAATCAAATTAGCTTAATAGGGACTGTAAGAGGAACAGTTCAAGAATTTAAAGAATTACTAGAATTATGCAAAAAATGTAAACCATATATATGGAAAGAGTTTTCTTTAGAACAGATTAATGACGCGATTAGCGAAATGTCGTCATCAGAAAGAAAAGGAAGAATAGTATTAAACATAAACTAA